Sequence from the Nitrosospira multiformis genome:
GTGAGTATGATTTATGAGTCGCTGCTCTTGCTCGCGATTCTGCTTATCGCTGGCTTCGTTTTTCATCTTATCTTTCGCGACACCGGTTCCATTTTTTTCAGACCCGCATTTCAGCTTTATCTGCTGCTGGTGGCAGGCACTTATTTTTCCTGGTACTGGACCCATGGTGGGCAAACGCTGCCCATGCAAACCTGGAAATTTCGTGTTATCAGCGCTGATGGTAATCAGCTTTCGTTAAAGCAGGCGATTGCACGCTATTTATTTGCGGTGATCGGTATTTTTTTCTTTGGTTGCGGAATACTCTGGGCATTATTTGACCGTAATCATCAGTTTCTGCATGACAGGCTGGCAGGTACCCAAATCGTAAAATTGGAGGATAGCGTATGAATTCGAGGCCACCTCTGATAAGCGGGGCCATCTTTGAATCTCACGCGTGTCAGACAGCATGCTCCACGGAGACTTATTTCGGTTACCCTTAGGCGGTACCGCCTACTGTCAGGCCATCTATACGTAGTGTTGGCTGACCTACTCCTACCGGTACACTTTGCCCTTCCT
This genomic interval carries:
- a CDS encoding RDD family protein codes for the protein MKISAPGFWRRLVSMIYESLLLLAILLIAGFVFHLIFRDTGSIFFRPAFQLYLLLVAGTYFSWYWTHGGQTLPMQTWKFRVISADGNQLSLKQAIARYLFAVIGIFFFGCGILWALFDRNHQFLHDRLAGTQIVKLEDSV